The following proteins are encoded in a genomic region of Candidatus Diapherotrites archaeon:
- a CDS encoding ribbon-helix-helix protein, CopG family: MYYMETVSLRLDPALARRIEKEMASAGYSTKTEFIREAIRNRLSEIEERRKAEWERLAAMRGILKGKGKAKTDEEFRKIRIEAAEKYINELEKKFELNQK, from the coding sequence ATGTATTACATGGAAACCGTTTCTTTGAGGCTTGACCCGGCTCTGGCGAGGCGCATCGAAAAGGAGATGGCCTCCGCAGGATATTCCACTAAAACCGAATTCATCCGTGAGGCAATACGGAACCGGCTCTCGGAAATCGAAGAGCGCAGGAAAGCCGAATGGGAACGGCTGGCGGCAATGCGCGGCATCCTGAAAGGCAAGGGAAAAGCCAAAACGGATGAGGAATTCAGGAAAATAAGAATCGAGGCAGCCGAGAAATACATTAATGAATTGGAAAAAAAGTTTGAACTCAATCAAAAATGA